From the Streptomyces syringium genome, one window contains:
- a CDS encoding sphingomyelin phosphodiesterase → MRLVLRPTLKSTAIAVVAVLALSFAPANASALKERDTPADTVPVKIVTYNTMLLADIMSLGANYDNELRARRLAQLDLFKGTDVVVLQELFHISSSTQLLNGLYDVGFTYQTRVVGADKGPWETHARDWDAEYKEGGGLENGGVAILSRHPIERAEQLVYAKGCGADKHAQKGFAYARINKGGSVFHVVGTHPQATECGSREEAEEIREGQFTRIDTFLTGKERGNAITSSQPVLLAGDMNVDRYTDEYQRMLKALRATAPARSGETYSFDTRHNELAKFRYPSDGPEDLDYLLARTGHPAPADWSSAVTRPRTDAFEIREGFTYGTSTDLSDHYPLTSTGTLPRP, encoded by the coding sequence ATGCGGCTCGTGCTGCGCCCGACACTGAAATCCACGGCGATCGCGGTTGTCGCCGTCCTGGCGCTCTCTTTCGCACCGGCCAACGCGTCCGCCCTCAAGGAGCGGGACACACCGGCCGACACCGTCCCGGTGAAGATTGTTACCTACAACACTATGCTGCTGGCCGACATCATGTCCCTCGGCGCCAACTACGACAACGAACTGCGCGCGCGGCGGTTGGCCCAGCTGGACCTGTTCAAGGGCACGGACGTCGTCGTCCTGCAGGAGCTGTTTCACATCTCCTCCTCCACCCAGCTGCTGAACGGGCTCTACGACGTCGGCTTCACCTACCAGACTCGCGTGGTGGGGGCCGACAAGGGTCCGTGGGAGACCCACGCCCGGGACTGGGACGCGGAGTACAAGGAAGGCGGGGGCTTGGAGAACGGCGGCGTGGCCATCCTCAGCCGGCATCCCATCGAGCGGGCCGAGCAACTGGTGTACGCCAAGGGGTGCGGTGCGGACAAGCATGCCCAAAAGGGTTTCGCCTATGCGCGCATCAACAAGGGCGGGAGCGTCTTCCACGTCGTGGGAACCCATCCGCAGGCTACCGAGTGCGGCAGCCGCGAGGAGGCCGAGGAGATCCGAGAAGGCCAGTTCACTCGGATCGATACGTTCCTGACTGGCAAGGAGCGCGGCAACGCCATCACTTCCTCGCAACCGGTGCTGCTGGCCGGGGACATGAACGTTGACCGGTACACCGACGAGTACCAGCGGATGCTCAAGGCACTGCGCGCCACCGCCCCCGCCCGCAGCGGCGAGACGTACTCGTTCGACACCCGCCACAACGAGCTCGCCAAGTTCCGCTACCCGAGCGACGGGCCGGAGGATCTCGACTACCTCCTCGCCCGCACCGGCCACCCGGCCCCCGCTGACTGGTCGAGCGCCGTCACCCGGCCCAGGACCGATGCCTTCGAGATTCGCGAGGGCTTCACCTACGGCACCTCTACGGACCTCAGCGACCACTACCCGCTCACCTCCACCGGAACCCTGCCTCGGCCATAA
- the istA gene encoding IS21 family transposase — protein sequence MEIFEALDATECAHSAAALAGVDPKTVRRYARMRDTGRPTGLVRRPKMIDPFMPKIEEWVDRSQGRVRADKLHDRLVLLGFTGDERTTRRAVAKAKEAWRAGNQRTYRPWITEPGLWLQFDWGWGPKVPGPGGGEPRVTLLFCAWLAWSRFRVVIPTWDRTLPTLVTCIDSTLRAIGGAPTYALTDNEKTVTIDRVAGIAVRHPQVVATGRHYGMQVHTCVPFDPESKGGSEATVRIAKADLVPTTANLRKEYDSFAELRGECAIFCQTVNNRTHRETGKAPSSMLDVERTRLHPLPPAPHTLALGESRQVLRDQTVRFGSVRYSTPSGLVGQEAWVRVDGDELVVVADLSKLAHRPEWMQGPAGLAEVARHEIALPGRPVILAEHYPNHPQEMDGSPKPPRPRPVDAAEEAFLALGPGAKSWLIEAAAAGTTRMRVKMAAAVELAALVSVAEVDMSLGLAATAGRFAEDDLLSIVQHRKSGVRPADLVVADEAHSVQPGTSAWADFGRNGGPAERNLP from the coding sequence ATGGAAATCTTCGAGGCCCTGGACGCCACTGAATGTGCGCATTCCGCGGCTGCGCTGGCGGGGGTCGATCCCAAGACCGTGCGACGTTACGCACGGATGAGGGACACCGGTCGGCCAACCGGTCTCGTCCGCCGGCCGAAGATGATCGACCCGTTCATGCCGAAGATCGAGGAGTGGGTCGACCGATCGCAGGGCAGGGTGCGGGCCGACAAGCTCCACGACCGCCTGGTCCTGCTGGGGTTCACCGGTGATGAGCGCACGACCCGGCGGGCGGTGGCGAAGGCGAAGGAAGCCTGGCGGGCCGGGAACCAGCGGACCTATCGGCCCTGGATCACCGAGCCGGGGCTGTGGTTGCAGTTCGACTGGGGCTGGGGGCCGAAGGTCCCGGGCCCGGGCGGCGGTGAGCCCCGCGTGACGCTGTTGTTCTGCGCGTGGCTGGCCTGGTCGCGGTTCCGGGTGGTGATCCCGACCTGGGACCGGACTCTGCCGACGCTGGTGACCTGCATCGACTCGACCTTGCGGGCGATCGGCGGGGCGCCGACCTATGCGCTGACCGACAACGAGAAGACGGTCACGATCGACCGGGTCGCCGGCATCGCGGTCCGTCATCCCCAAGTCGTCGCGACGGGGCGGCATTACGGGATGCAGGTTCACACGTGTGTCCCCTTCGATCCCGAGTCCAAAGGCGGGTCGGAGGCGACGGTCCGCATCGCGAAGGCGGATCTGGTGCCCACGACGGCGAATCTCCGCAAGGAGTACGACTCGTTCGCCGAGCTCCGCGGCGAGTGCGCGATCTTCTGCCAGACGGTGAACAACCGGACCCACCGCGAGACGGGCAAGGCTCCGTCCTCGATGCTCGACGTCGAGCGGACCAGGCTGCATCCGCTGCCGCCGGCGCCTCACACGCTCGCGCTGGGCGAGTCGAGACAGGTGCTGCGGGACCAGACCGTCCGTTTCGGGTCCGTGCGCTATTCGACGCCGTCCGGGCTGGTCGGCCAGGAAGCCTGGGTGAGGGTCGACGGCGACGAGCTGGTCGTCGTGGCCGACCTGTCGAAGCTGGCTCACCGGCCGGAATGGATGCAGGGCCCGGCCGGCCTGGCGGAAGTCGCCCGGCACGAGATCGCTCTGCCCGGCCGTCCGGTCATCCTCGCCGAGCACTATCCCAACCACCCGCAGGAGATGGACGGTTCACCGAAGCCGCCGCGGCCCCGGCCCGTCGATGCCGCCGAGGAAGCCTTCCTCGCGCTCGGTCCCGGGGCGAAGTCCTGGCTGATCGAGGCCGCTGCGGCGGGGACCACCCGGATGCGGGTGAAGATGGCCGCCGCCGTCGAGCTCGCGGCCCTGGTCAGTGTCGCCGAGGTCGACATGTCGCTGGGGCTTGCCGCGACCGCGGGCCGATTCGCCGAGGACGACCTGCTCTCCATCGTCCAGCATCGCAAGTCCGGCGTCCGTCCCGCCGACCTCGTCGTCGCCGACGAGGCCCACTCCGTTCAGCCCGGCACTTCCGCCTGGGCTGACTTCGGCCGCAACGGCGGCCCGGCAGAAAGGAATCTTCCATGA
- a CDS encoding esterase/lipase family protein — protein sequence MLPAIRWPNLIAAFAVLAACLVAATVTGPAASAQDRLRNRPIIYVHGYNSGPGVWSGTKSYAQSMGYADAELFTFDYSKLTPGNTRIEQLAERLREFIDGHQLLNKSPDGKVDIVGHSMGGLVARSYLQQAGRYGQTAHLVTIATPNHGTLPARFTLLCQDIWSSQCNDQVRQMAGAHGLLDDLNRNETPAPTRYITFRSNIGDEPVGEWPAKTGLCDGQVFGLTRESKLSGWYAGDTSVLNGSDERVVNLVAPCESHDGVRDNEWVKKRTLDYIADSDGAHTPRAVQVKCGELTSHWDGGRWTSAYGQSCVTATRDHGRSAARAVYGELNIRGCGYYYTLGKIWEYVGQDPDYTCDVKYRGLVDRDSTRVVDNQNTRVSPTRSTAIMTDTTEAAPGSTVTAGWRFDVTAHGETLRDAAADSGPLIIIG from the coding sequence ATGTTACCTGCAATCAGATGGCCGAACCTGATCGCCGCGTTCGCCGTGCTGGCCGCATGCCTGGTGGCGGCGACCGTCACGGGGCCTGCTGCCTCGGCACAAGACCGGCTCAGGAACCGTCCTATCATCTACGTGCACGGATACAATTCCGGTCCGGGCGTATGGTCCGGGACGAAAAGCTACGCACAGAGTATGGGTTACGCGGACGCTGAGCTGTTCACGTTCGACTATTCGAAACTCACCCCGGGAAACACCCGCATCGAGCAGCTTGCGGAGCGCCTTCGGGAATTCATCGACGGTCATCAGCTGCTGAACAAGTCGCCGGACGGAAAGGTCGACATTGTCGGCCATTCCATGGGCGGCCTGGTGGCGCGCAGCTATCTTCAACAGGCCGGCAGATACGGCCAGACGGCCCACCTGGTCACCATCGCCACCCCGAATCACGGCACTCTGCCGGCCCGTTTCACCCTCCTGTGCCAGGACATCTGGAGCAGTCAATGCAATGACCAGGTGCGGCAGATGGCAGGTGCCCACGGACTGCTCGACGACCTCAACCGCAACGAGACACCCGCACCCACCAGATACATCACCTTCCGGTCCAATATCGGTGACGAGCCGGTGGGGGAGTGGCCGGCGAAGACCGGCCTGTGCGACGGGCAGGTCTTCGGTCTGACCCGGGAGTCGAAGCTCAGCGGCTGGTACGCGGGTGACACCAGCGTGCTCAACGGATCCGACGAACGCGTGGTCAACCTGGTGGCGCCGTGCGAGTCGCACGACGGAGTCCGGGACAACGAGTGGGTCAAGAAGCGCACGCTCGACTACATTGCGGACAGTGACGGCGCGCACACCCCGAGGGCTGTGCAGGTCAAGTGCGGTGAATTGACGAGCCACTGGGACGGCGGCAGGTGGACCAGCGCCTACGGTCAGTCCTGTGTCACGGCGACCCGGGACCACGGGCGGAGCGCGGCGCGCGCTGTCTATGGGGAACTCAACATCCGCGGCTGTGGCTACTACTACACCCTCGGGAAGATCTGGGAGTACGTCGGGCAGGACCCCGACTACACCTGCGACGTGAAGTACCGGGGCCTCGTCGACCGGGACAGCACCCGGGTCGTCGACAACCAGAACACCAGAGTCTCGCCCACTCGCAGTACCGCAATCATGACCGATACGACTGAGGCCGCTCCAGGGAGCACCGTCACGGCAGGGTGGCGGTTCGACGTCACGGCACACGGCGAGACGCTCCGCGACGCCGCGGCGGACAGCGGCCCGCTCATCATTATCGGCTGA
- a CDS encoding transposase family protein codes for MQRSLPDLAARLAVLPDPRDRRGRRHGLVSVLLTACAAVLAGAKSFTAIGQWAAAAPQDTLARLGTRMVTALSLRIPPSTATLRRVINAVCPRGLADLLGAIPTADGTSTAAVDGKTARGSRTATGAAVHLLSALSGDGQVISQLPVPDRTTEATALAPLLDPFDLTGAVITADALHTTRE; via the coding sequence GTGCAGCGTTCGCTGCCGGACCTCGCCGCCAGGCTCGCGGTGCTGCCCGACCCCCGTGATCGCCGAGGCCGGCGCCACGGCCTGGTGTCGGTGCTGCTGACCGCGTGCGCGGCGGTGCTCGCCGGCGCGAAGTCGTTCACCGCTATCGGCCAGTGGGCCGCCGCCGCGCCCCAGGACACCCTGGCACGGCTCGGCACCCGCATGGTCACCGCTCTCAGCCTGCGGATACCACCGTCCACCGCGACCCTGCGCCGCGTGATCAACGCCGTGTGTCCCCGCGGGCTCGCGGACCTGCTCGGCGCCATCCCGACCGCCGACGGCACCTCGACTGCGGCGGTCGACGGCAAGACCGCCCGCGGATCGCGCACCGCCACCGGCGCGGCCGTGCATCTTCTGTCCGCGCTGTCCGGCGACGGGCAGGTGATCTCCCAGCTCCCGGTCCCGGACAGGACCACCGAGGCCACCGCCCTCGCCCCGCTGCTGGACCCCTTCGACCTGACCGGCGCGGTCATCACCGCAGATGCCCTCCACACCACCCGCGAATAG
- the istB gene encoding IS21-like element helper ATPase IstB produces the protein MTGIALLDPETDQPVPAPSPVPSSPAPPPIPADLESVLKRMRFPYLRKAAPDVLATARSQRWDPAEVLRILLEEEIKGREAATRRSHRKQANLPTGKTFSSWREEDSSIPAPTQQALMTLEWVGRSENLAIAGPSGTGKSHFAEALAHKAIDRGMQVAWFSLESLTAHVGRATVDNSVAKAIAKITRANLIILDDIGMLPSGQAAAEAFYRVIDAAYERRSVIVTSNLHPSGFDSIMPKTLATAAVDRLLHHAHIVLTEGSSLRLTQATTGKGVKPLH, from the coding sequence ATGACCGGCATCGCGTTGCTGGACCCGGAAACCGACCAGCCCGTCCCGGCCCCGTCTCCGGTCCCCTCCTCACCGGCCCCGCCGCCGATCCCGGCCGATCTGGAATCCGTCCTGAAGCGGATGCGGTTCCCCTACTTGCGCAAGGCGGCCCCGGACGTGCTGGCCACCGCCCGGTCGCAACGCTGGGACCCGGCCGAAGTGCTGCGGATCCTGCTGGAAGAGGAGATCAAGGGCCGGGAGGCGGCGACCCGCCGCAGCCACCGCAAGCAGGCGAACCTGCCCACCGGCAAGACGTTCAGCTCCTGGCGGGAGGAGGACTCCTCCATCCCCGCTCCGACCCAGCAGGCCCTGATGACGCTGGAATGGGTCGGCCGGTCGGAGAACCTCGCCATCGCCGGCCCGTCGGGCACCGGCAAGAGCCACTTCGCCGAGGCCCTGGCCCACAAGGCCATCGACCGGGGCATGCAAGTCGCCTGGTTCAGCCTCGAATCGCTGACCGCCCACGTCGGCCGGGCCACCGTCGACAACTCCGTCGCGAAGGCGATCGCGAAGATCACCCGGGCCAACCTCATCATCCTGGACGACATCGGGATGCTGCCGTCCGGCCAGGCCGCCGCCGAGGCGTTCTACCGGGTGATCGATGCCGCCTACGAACGCAGGTCCGTGATCGTGACCTCGAACCTGCATCCGTCGGGATTCGACTCGATCATGCCCAAGACGCTCGCCACGGCAGCAGTCGACCGGCTGTTGCATCACGCGCACATCGTCCTGACCGAGGGCAGCAGCCTCCGGCTCACCCAGGCAACCACGGGCAAGGGCGTCAAGCCACTGCACTGA
- a CDS encoding phosphatidylinositol-specific phospholipase C: MSVATDLEPGAVTPPAAPYIPGPWQSGDTGGVRTDNWMSQLPDSISMKRVTIPGTHESGARYAGASAGFAQCQNVDFTIATQLAAGIRYLDVRCRNYNGSLLIHHDAFYQYASFENVVQQCEDFLKARPTEALFMRLKRDYHNNDAGDDGTDEGFVARFEEVRKRHDIFCTEGIPILGQARGKIILLGNVSGLPGTDWGSSQLDIQDYYDLSSWTPVDNKLAKVTAQLDKARRDNSGTTLYVNHISGYSVSPPRTPWSISSSANPRALKAIQDRFTPSGRGCLGIVPMDYADADAAPGLVQQLIRWNDLGGSGHTRTLTLERAELLSFNDGGVSPAIHGTICVDGSCGSSTAWHRSNDSGSPVIFERSRGTFALAETVTNSSADFKITVELRGHDAQGLDAIAANGVTTWTPADGAGRFHHIFTGEKEGQVQLTYTVS; encoded by the coding sequence ATGTCAGTTGCAACGGACCTTGAGCCCGGAGCCGTCACCCCGCCAGCGGCCCCGTACATCCCCGGTCCCTGGCAGTCCGGGGACACCGGCGGCGTCCGCACCGACAACTGGATGAGCCAGCTGCCCGACAGCATCTCGATGAAGCGGGTGACCATCCCGGGTACCCACGAGAGCGGGGCGCGCTACGCAGGAGCGAGCGCAGGCTTCGCCCAGTGCCAGAACGTGGACTTCACCATCGCCACCCAGCTCGCCGCGGGCATCCGCTACCTCGATGTCCGCTGCCGCAACTACAACGGCAGCCTGCTGATCCACCATGACGCGTTCTACCAGTACGCCAGCTTCGAAAACGTCGTCCAGCAGTGCGAGGACTTTCTCAAGGCCCGTCCGACGGAGGCGCTGTTCATGCGTCTCAAGCGCGACTACCACAACAACGACGCAGGCGATGACGGCACCGATGAAGGGTTCGTCGCCCGCTTCGAGGAGGTCCGCAAACGCCACGACATCTTCTGCACCGAAGGCATCCCCATCCTCGGCCAGGCCCGAGGCAAGATCATCTTGCTCGGCAACGTCAGCGGCCTTCCCGGCACGGACTGGGGCAGCTCCCAGCTCGACATCCAGGACTACTACGACCTCAGCAGCTGGACCCCCGTCGACAACAAGTTGGCGAAGGTGACCGCCCAGCTGGACAAGGCCCGGCGCGACAACAGCGGCACTACCCTCTACGTCAACCACATCAGCGGGTACTCCGTAAGCCCTCCACGCACCCCCTGGTCGATCTCCTCCAGCGCCAACCCCCGGGCCCTGAAGGCCATCCAGGACAGGTTCACGCCTTCCGGCCGAGGCTGCCTGGGCATCGTCCCCATGGACTACGCCGACGCGGACGCCGCTCCCGGCCTGGTCCAGCAGCTCATCCGATGGAACGACCTCGGCGGCTCGGGCCACACCCGGACCCTGACCCTCGAGAGGGCCGAACTCCTCAGCTTCAACGACGGCGGCGTGAGCCCGGCGATCCACGGCACGATCTGCGTCGACGGCTCCTGCGGCTCCAGCACTGCCTGGCACCGCAGCAACGACAGCGGCAGCCCAGTGATCTTCGAGAGGTCCCGCGGCACCTTCGCCCTCGCCGAGACGGTCACGAACTCATCGGCCGACTTCAAGATCACTGTCGAGCTGAGGGGCCACGACGCCCAGGGCCTCGACGCCATTGCGGCCAATGGTGTGACGACCTGGACGCCAGCCGACGGCGCTGGCCGGTTCCACCACATCTTCACCGGTGAGAAGGAAGGCCAGGTCCAACTCACCTACACCGTCAGCTGA
- a CDS encoding NF041680 family putative transposase, with protein MSLVRQGVLRDAFAEVSHFRSELYACLTARGDALFELCDALLCTDGPVRTLVGLALAPEHRRGHGALYGGLNQGRIDVARLRRALAGLPLPRAADGRLVLAVDVSPWLRPDASTSADRAFCHTFGRGEGKHQMVPGWPYSVVAALETGRTSWTAVLDAVRLEPGADVAAVTTVQIREVVERLVAAGQWRPGDQEVLVVLDAGYDAPRIAHLLGDLPVEVLGRLRSDRVMRRPTPSRHEFHLANPKGGRPPKHGGEFVFGDPTTWGVEQAVTVTDTRLYGQATAQAWDRLHPRLTRRAAWLDHDGPLPIIEGTVIRLVVEKLPSGGVNKPVWLWWSRAGATEADVDRCWQSFLRRFDIEHTFRLFKQTLGWTRPRLRSSEAADRWTWLVIAAYAQLRLARPLATDLRRPWEKPAPPNKLTPARVRRGFRNLHTKTGSPAGAPKPSRPGPGRPPGSKNRRPATRHDVGRVLATGEAFSRPTHHKVGTKPRRTG; from the coding sequence GTGAGTTTGGTGCGTCAGGGTGTCCTGCGGGATGCGTTCGCGGAAGTGTCACACTTCCGGTCGGAGCTGTACGCGTGTCTGACTGCGCGGGGCGACGCGTTGTTCGAGTTATGCGACGCGCTGCTGTGCACGGACGGGCCGGTGCGGACGCTGGTCGGCCTCGCGCTCGCGCCCGAACACCGCCGTGGGCACGGGGCTCTGTACGGCGGACTGAACCAGGGCCGGATCGACGTCGCCCGGCTGCGTCGTGCCCTGGCTGGGCTGCCGTTGCCGAGGGCGGCGGACGGCCGGCTCGTGCTGGCGGTGGATGTCTCGCCGTGGCTGCGACCGGATGCCAGCACGTCTGCTGACCGGGCCTTTTGCCACACCTTCGGCCGGGGCGAGGGCAAGCATCAGATGGTGCCCGGCTGGCCGTACTCGGTGGTGGCCGCGCTGGAGACCGGCCGCACGTCCTGGACGGCAGTGCTGGACGCGGTCCGCCTAGAGCCCGGCGCCGACGTCGCCGCGGTGACCACCGTGCAGATCCGAGAGGTCGTCGAGCGGCTGGTCGCCGCCGGCCAGTGGCGGCCGGGCGACCAGGAGGTCCTGGTCGTGCTGGACGCCGGATACGACGCCCCGCGCATCGCTCACCTGCTGGGTGACCTGCCCGTCGAGGTCCTCGGCCGGCTCCGTTCAGATCGCGTGATGCGGCGTCCGACACCCTCCCGCCATGAGTTCCACCTGGCCAACCCCAAGGGCGGCCGGCCGCCCAAGCACGGCGGCGAGTTCGTCTTCGGCGACCCCACCACCTGGGGTGTCGAGCAGGCCGTGACGGTCACGGACACCCGGCTCTACGGGCAAGCGACCGCGCAGGCGTGGGACCGTCTGCACCCGCGGCTGACCCGCCGGGCCGCGTGGCTCGACCACGACGGGCCGTTGCCCATCATCGAGGGCACCGTCATCCGGCTGGTCGTGGAGAAGCTGCCCAGCGGCGGGGTGAACAAGCCGGTCTGGCTGTGGTGGTCGCGCGCCGGCGCCACCGAAGCGGACGTCGACCGCTGCTGGCAGTCATTCCTCCGCCGCTTCGACATCGAGCACACATTCCGCCTCTTCAAGCAGACCCTCGGCTGGACCAGGCCCCGGCTTCGCAGCTCGGAAGCGGCCGACCGATGGACCTGGCTCGTGATCGCCGCCTATGCCCAGCTCCGGCTCGCCCGACCGCTGGCCACTGACCTCCGCAGACCCTGGGAGAAGCCGGCTCCGCCGAACAAACTGACACCCGCCCGCGTCCGCAGAGGGTTCAGAAACCTCCACACCAAGACCGGCTCTCCGGCCGGTGCACCGAAACCGTCCCGGCCCGGCCCAGGCAGGCCGCCGGGCTCGAAGAACCGCCGCCCAGCCACCCGCCATGACGTGGGCAGAGTCCTCGCCACCGGCGAGGCATTCAGCCGCCCCACCCACCACAAAGTCGGCACAAAACCGCGCCGAACTGGTTAA